The Glycine soja cultivar W05 chromosome 3, ASM419377v2, whole genome shotgun sequence genome window below encodes:
- the LOC114407360 gene encoding probable inactive serine/threonine-protein kinase fnkC: METKTADPLFSVQTLKGRKAPPSQYTFKIKSFSWLSKAPVQKCTSEEFEAGGYKWSLSIYPTGNTKGGGEGHVSIYLVLMDSSSLPVDWEVNAIVNFSAYNFIDDEYVATQDTNVRRFHVLKTEWGVAKFIDIDTFNDPSNGYLMDDTCVFGAEVFVVKTTTKGDCLSMIHGPIPLSHSWKFDNFSLAKLDKYESESFVGGNYRWKLILYPNGIVEGKGNSISLFLTLEVSTLPPNTKLVVECTLRAKKQISGHHAQTGFCRKFSSSNSTWGTRQLVALAKLTDPNSGFLVNDTCILEAEFTILGLMTPRID; the protein is encoded by the exons ATGGAGACCAAAACTGCTGATCCATTATTTTCTGTCCAAACCTTGAAAG GAAGAAAAGCTCCACCAAGTCAATACACATTTAAAATCAAGTCCTTCTCATGGCTTTCCAAGGCCCCGGTACAAAAATGTACCTCGGAAGAGTTTGAAGCAGGGGGTTATAAATG GAGTCTGTCTATTTACCCAACTGGGAACACAAAAGGAGGTGGTGAAGgtcatgtttctatttatttgGTGCTCATGGACTCAAGTTCGTTACCTGTTGATTGGGAGGTCAATGCCATTGTAAATTTTTCtgcatataattttattgacGATGAGTATGTTGCAACTCAAG ATACAAATGTAAGGCGTTTCCATGTGCTGAAAACTGAATGGGGTGTCGCAAAATTCATTGACATAGACACATTTAACGACCCTTCAAATGGATATCTGATGGACGATACCTGCGTGTTTGGAGCTGAGGTTTTCGTTGTCAAGACCACGACTAAAGGCGATTGTTTATCAATGATTCATGGTCCTATCCCTCTTTCCCATAGTTGGAAATTTGATAACTTTTCCTTGGCAAAATTAGACAAGTACGAGTCTGAATCGTTTGTCGGTGGAAACTATAGATG GAAGCTTATTTTATACCCTAATGGAATCGTTGAGGGAAAGGGCAACAGTATCTCGTTATTTTTAACTTTGGAAGTCTCAACTCTGCCCCCCAACACTAAACTCGTTGTGGAGTGCACTTTGCGCGCAAAAAAACAAATCAGTGGGCATCATGCTCAAACAGGAT TTTGTCGTAAGTTCTCCAGCTCAAATTCGACGTGGGGGACCAGACAGCTTGTGGCCTTGGCTAAACTTACAGACCCCAATAGTGGTTTTTTGGTGAACGATACTTGCATCCTTGAAGCTGAATTTACGATTCTTGGCCTAATGACGCCCCGAATTGATTGA
- the LOC114407357 gene encoding autophagy-related protein 18a-like: MATLSACASPPWPNPDSPNSNPNPNFLPDQSQTLDFDSLMPPQPESPPPNHHHSPDASPPESSPSPPPPSILYLSFNQDQACFAAAADNGFRIYNCDPFRELFRREFDGGGIGHVEMLFRCNILALVGGGPNPQYPPNKVMIWDDHQGRCIGELSFRAAVRGVRLRRDRIIVVVEQKIFVYNFADLKLVQQIETVPNPKGLCAVSQLSDSLVLACPGLHKGQIRVEHYAQKKTKFISAHDSRIACFALTLDGQLIATASTKGTLIRIFDTDHGTLLQEVRRGANAAEIYSLAFSSTAQWLAVSSDKGTVHVFSLKVNSSIPEQEKSQSSSNSDAAITPSSSSRSFIKLKGVLPKYFNSEWSVAQFHLQEGSHYTVAFGLQKNTVIILGMDGSFYRCQFDPVHGGEMTQLEYHNFLKPEPETAL, from the exons ATGGCCACCCTCTCCGCATGCGCTTCTCCTCCATGGCCAAACCCTGATTCTCCCAATTCAAATCCAAACCCTAATTTCCTCCCCGACCAATCTCAAACCCTCGACTTCGACTCCCTCATGCCTCCGCAACCCGAATCCCCACCGCCCAACCATCACCACTCCCCCGACGCCTCTCCACCGGAATCCTCCCCGTCGCCGCCGCCTCCGTCGATCCTCTACCTCTCCTTCAACCAGGACCAGGCCTGCTTCGCCGCCGCCGCCGACAACGGCTTCCGCATCTACAACTGCGACCCCTTCCGCGAGCTCTTCCGGCGCGAGTTCGACGGCGGCGGGATCGGCCACGTGGAGATGCTCTTCCGCTGCAACATCCTCGCCCTCGTCGGCGGCGGGCCTAACCCTCAGTACCCGCCCAACAAGGTCATGATCTGGGACGACCACCAGGGCCGCTGCATCGGCGAGCTCTCATTCCGCGCCGCCGTGCGCGGTGTCCGCCTCCGCCGCGACCGCATCATCGTCGTCGTCGAACAGAAGATCTTCGTCTACAACTTCGCGGACCTCAAGCTCGTGCAGCAGATTGAGACCGTTCCAAACCCTAAGGGGCTCTGCGCGGTTTCGCAGCTGTCCGATTCTCTCGTTCTCGCGTGCCCCGGTTTGCACAAGGGTCAGATTCGCGTGGAGCACTACGCGCAGAAGAAGACCAAGTTCATCTCAGCGCATGATTCCAGAATCGCTTGCTTCGCTCTCACGCTTGATGGACAGTTAATCGCCACCGCCAGCACCAAGGGTACGCTGATTCGGATTTTTGACACTGATCATGGCACGCTTCTTCAGGAA GTGAGAAGAGGTGCGAATGCTGCTGAGATCTATAGTTTGGCATTCTCTTCTACTGCTCAGTGGCTAGCAGTCTCAAGTGACAAGGGTACTGTCCATGTATTCAGCCTCAAGGTTAATTCTAGCATCCCCGAGCAGGAAAAGTCACAAAGTTCATCCAATTCAGATGCTGCCATTACCCCATCTAGCTCTTCTCGCTCCTTCATTaaattgaaag GGGTGTTGCCCAAGTACTTCAATTCTGAGTGGTCAGTTGCTCAGTTTCACTTACAAGAGGGCTCTCATTACACAGTTGCATTTGGTCTCCAAAAGAATACAGTCATTATTCTTGGTATGGATGGAAG CTTCTATAGATGCCAATTTGATCCAGTACATGGAGGGGAGATGACTCAGCTGGAATATCATAACTTTTTAAAGCCAGAACCAGAAACAGCCTTGTGA